A section of the Clostridium felsineum DSM 794 genome encodes:
- a CDS encoding GNAT family N-acetyltransferase, translating to MKSESLIIRRADTGDAYQILRLVKRVIQESPFFERTAEEFDFTVEVEQEYIRNSAIFIVVEVDGIIIGSANLQRSGLSQLNHTALFGVTILKEYTGKGIGSLLLKTVIAWAKKKKIEKIELEVFHDNTRAIELYKKFGFEEEGKKIKAIKTEEGYKDLIFMAKFLNLGVEE from the coding sequence ATGAAAAGTGAAAGCCTTATAATTAGAAGGGCAGACACAGGTGATGCCTATCAGATCCTTAGACTAGTTAAACGAGTTATTCAGGAATCACCATTCTTTGAAAGGACAGCTGAAGAATTTGATTTTACAGTTGAAGTGGAACAAGAATATATAAGAAACTCAGCTATTTTTATAGTGGTTGAGGTAGATGGAATAATAATTGGGAGTGCTAATCTACAAAGAAGCGGGTTAAGTCAATTAAATCACACAGCATTATTTGGCGTTACTATACTAAAAGAATATACAGGAAAAGGTATTGGCAGCTTACTTCTTAAAACAGTTATAGCATGGGCCAAAAAAAAGAAGATTGAAAAAATTGAGTTAGAGGTATTTCATGATAATACTAGGGCTATAGAGCTCTACAAAAAATTTGGTTTTGAAGAAGAAGGAAAAAAGATAAAAGCAATAAAAACCGAAGAAGGATATAAGGATCTTATTTTTATGGCAAAGTTTTTGAATCTAGGAGTTGAAGAATGA
- a CDS encoding TIGR03111 family XrtG-associated glycosyltransferase, with translation MSILLSKSLREIVFWMAWIIIPFIMEILPAVFGFIILYKKNFSVNKKNFVGTFPEITIIVPVYNSEHTLKECIESLYYCSYPTKLIDLIIVNNMSQDNSFQVFAQCQKEFEDLSMRYMNSKQGKSKALNAALFNSSGKYIIHVDSDGIIHKDAIKNMIVRFENNANIHCMTGVVLSNIRAIENTKEVFLKHIRRCEFFEYAQAFLAGRNFQSELDSIYTLSGAFSAFRKSTILKTQLYNSKTVCEDTHITFQIRKLLKQKVYLSYNSIFLVDPIDNLNKLYTQRQRWQRGEIEVSHMFFKDKMKSSLGFFGNFMVRVLMYDHTFAFPRMIWYFAIIFLFFMNYPIYLVGGSMVIIYALYVMSAFLFYLNVKCYLKQYKNIRKYYKSKKIYIFLMPIYNFCIFWIRFAGMINSIKIKSRWRTLNLSEELDAFLKVVNSDFRLVCKKIEKIRHLVND, from the coding sequence ATGAGTATACTGTTAAGTAAAAGCTTAAGAGAAATTGTGTTTTGGATGGCGTGGATTATAATACCCTTTATAATGGAGATTTTACCGGCGGTTTTTGGATTTATTATTTTATATAAAAAAAACTTCAGTGTGAATAAGAAGAATTTTGTTGGCACGTTTCCTGAAATAACCATAATAGTACCTGTATATAATTCGGAGCATACTTTAAAAGAATGTATTGAATCTCTATATTATTGCAGCTATCCAACAAAGCTTATAGACCTAATCATAGTAAATAATATGAGTCAAGATAATAGTTTTCAGGTTTTTGCACAGTGTCAAAAGGAATTCGAAGACCTCTCTATGAGATATATGAATTCGAAACAGGGAAAGTCTAAAGCTTTAAATGCAGCTCTTTTTAATAGCAGTGGGAAGTATATAATTCATGTGGACAGTGATGGAATAATCCATAAGGATGCAATAAAAAATATGATAGTTAGATTTGAAAATAATGCTAATATTCACTGCATGACAGGAGTGGTCTTAAGCAATATAAGGGCAATAGAAAACACGAAAGAAGTATTTTTAAAACATATAAGAAGGTGCGAATTTTTTGAGTATGCTCAAGCTTTTTTAGCAGGAAGAAATTTTCAATCGGAGCTTGACAGTATATATACCCTGTCTGGTGCATTTTCAGCCTTTAGGAAGTCAACCATTTTAAAAACTCAGCTTTATAATAGCAAAACTGTTTGTGAGGATACCCATATAACTTTTCAAATTAGAAAGCTACTTAAACAAAAAGTATATCTCTCTTATAACTCAATATTTCTTGTAGACCCAATAGACAATTTAAACAAGCTCTATACTCAAAGGCAGAGATGGCAAAGAGGAGAAATCGAAGTTTCTCATATGTTTTTTAAGGATAAAATGAAATCTTCCTTAGGTTTTTTTGGGAATTTTATGGTGAGAGTGCTTATGTACGATCATACCTTTGCTTTTCCAAGAATGATATGGTACTTTGCTATAATATTTTTGTTTTTTATGAATTATCCAATATACCTTGTGGGAGGATCTATGGTCATAATATATGCACTATATGTTATGTCGGCTTTTTTATTCTATTTAAATGTAAAGTGTTATCTTAAACAATATAAAAATATAAGAAAATATTATAAAAGCAAAAAAATCTATATATTTTTAATGCCCATTTATAATTTTTGTATATTTTGGATACGCTTTGCTGGAATGATTAACAGTATAAAAATTAAAAGTAGATGGCGAACTTTAAACTTAAGTGAAGAACTGGATGCATTTTTAAAGGTTGTAAATTCAGATTTTAGATTGGTTTGTAAAAAAATAGAAAAAATAAGGCATTTGGTGAATGATTAA
- the xrtG gene encoding exosortase family protein XrtG, giving the protein MKVIITILFILWLYIISVLTRAKLYFFKFLIGSVFLFFFILITFQKEGVDILTLWITTVSGILGGVTGYFKSFPDYGFIFISSLNSNISMYIDYECSGIIEVFAYLSLLWFFPLYNVLEKIMYSITGFLWIFFANILRIFIICSIVHFYGDSMFYFAHTIFGRIIFYVLSIILYFHIFTKAQIKRQKVGNISYEYTVK; this is encoded by the coding sequence ATGAAAGTTATAATCACTATTCTTTTTATTTTATGGCTCTATATTATATCTGTTTTAACACGTGCAAAGCTCTATTTTTTTAAGTTCTTGATAGGATCTGTTTTTCTATTCTTTTTTATTCTTATAACATTTCAAAAGGAAGGGGTAGATATTTTAACTCTTTGGATAACTACAGTTTCAGGGATTTTAGGAGGGGTTACTGGATATTTTAAATCCTTTCCGGATTATGGATTTATATTTATATCCTCACTTAATTCCAATATCTCCATGTACATTGATTATGAGTGCTCTGGAATTATAGAGGTTTTTGCGTATTTATCTCTTTTGTGGTTTTTTCCACTATACAACGTTCTAGAGAAAATAATGTACAGTATAACAGGCTTCCTTTGGATATTTTTTGCTAATATATTAAGAATTTTTATAATATGCAGCATAGTTCATTTTTATGGAGATAGTATGTTTTATTTTGCACATACTATATTTGGAAGAATTATTTTTTATGTGCTTTCTATTATTTTATACTTTCATATATTTACTAAAGCACAGATAAAAAGACAAAAGGTAGGTAATATTTCTTATGAGTATACTGTTAAGTAA
- a CDS encoding Firmicu-CTERM sorting domain-containing protein: MKVLKKILKSFFCVFITAIILLPVSVSAAATPISLDGYFDDWNDKPIIYLRYGSVVPEQVHQVKEITDDNYLYMYIKMATKGGQRLQNYVVECHFNGSSNVDKHLQIVPDTPKVGRITVYDMDGGYKAVSQDGYVVRGSNSDGKTSDEAEFKIPLTEFKKEGAVGIENVSLKIPDLGEKYITFEIGSTGPYLGIALCSVIAIAATFVKIRGRL; encoded by the coding sequence GTGAAGGTATTGAAAAAAATACTTAAAAGTTTCTTTTGTGTATTTATAACAGCTATAATTTTGCTGCCTGTAAGTGTAAGTGCTGCGGCAACACCAATAAGTTTAGACGGATATTTTGATGATTGGAATGATAAACCAATAATTTATTTGAGATATGGTAGTGTTGTTCCAGAACAAGTTCATCAAGTTAAGGAAATTACAGATGATAATTACTTATATATGTATATAAAAATGGCAACAAAGGGAGGACAGAGATTACAAAACTATGTTGTAGAATGTCATTTTAATGGGAGTAGTAATGTAGATAAGCATCTTCAGATTGTTCCGGACACTCCTAAAGTTGGAAGAATAACGGTCTATGATATGGATGGAGGGTACAAGGCAGTATCACAAGATGGGTATGTTGTCCGTGGAAGTAACAGTGATGGAAAAACTAGTGATGAAGCGGAATTTAAAATACCTTTAACAGAATTTAAAAAAGAGGGAGCAGTGGGTATTGAAAATGTTAGTCTTAAAATACCTGATCTAGGAGAAAAGTACATTACCTTCGAAATAGGAAGTACAGGACCTTATTTAGGAATTGCACTATGTTCAGTAATAGCTATAGCTGCTACCTTTGTGAAAATAAGAGGAAGGCTATGA
- a CDS encoding phosphotransferase family protein: protein MNRGKLIAKGRTSEVFEYEEDKILKLFKEDLPKNIIEKEYKASSKVSKKLDLVPKVYDLVKVEDRSGIIYEKVNGTTMMEIIGSKPWMIRREAQRLAELHEAIQQPVDFELPSLKATLKDNISRTELLKEEVKEKLYSYIDELEDDNILCHGDLHPDNILITQDGEAIIDWMTAAKGSRIGDIARTVVMLKFGSDKGKKNVHVVKFLKRRFYVDYIKHYMKISGIKREQIERWELPVAAARLSERLSEGEKKDLLEFIDAKL, encoded by the coding sequence TTGAATAGGGGAAAGTTAATTGCTAAAGGAAGAACATCTGAAGTATTTGAATATGAAGAAGATAAAATTTTGAAGCTTTTTAAAGAAGATCTTCCTAAAAATATTATTGAAAAAGAGTATAAAGCAAGCTCAAAGGTTTCAAAAAAGCTTGATTTGGTACCTAAGGTTTATGATCTTGTAAAAGTAGAGGATAGAAGCGGCATTATATATGAAAAAGTTAATGGAACTACAATGATGGAGATAATTGGTTCAAAGCCGTGGATGATAAGACGGGAGGCACAGAGATTGGCAGAACTGCATGAAGCTATTCAGCAGCCAGTTGATTTTGAATTGCCAAGTTTAAAAGCTACACTTAAGGATAACATTTCAAGAACAGAGCTTTTAAAAGAAGAGGTAAAGGAAAAGCTATATAGTTATATTGATGAACTTGAGGATGATAATATCCTGTGTCATGGAGATTTGCATCCTGATAATATACTTATAACTCAGGATGGAGAGGCAATAATTGACTGGATGACAGCGGCAAAGGGAAGTAGGATAGGTGATATTGCTAGAACAGTAGTGATGCTTAAATTTGGCAGCGATAAGGGAAAGAAAAACGTTCACGTTGTAAAGTTTTTAAAAAGAAGATTTTATGTAGATTATATAAAACACTATATGAAAATATCAGGAATTAAAAGGGAACAAATAGAAAGGTGGGAGCTTCCAGTGGCAGCAGCAAGACTTAGCGAAAGGCTTTCAGAAGGTGAGAAGAAGGATCTCTTAGAATTTATTGATGCTAAGCTTTAG
- a CDS encoding class I SAM-dependent methyltransferase: MDSNLKNYLEYTKKPWGKLFYKVVFQQLNKVKGFKVLDFGSGFGITAEHLAKNNEVVAIEPNSEMVRKTFCKSRYNQIIGGLQELRKFKDASFDVVLCHNVFEYAKDREEIFREFLRVIKKDGIISIIKHNHAGRIMQKVVFENNIEEAIKLLDGGNINSINLGQVAYYNLEDIKKWGEGFDFNVEKILGIRTFWGLQNNEIKEEPSWQDKMFQIEMKVSDIKEYVDISFFNHVILRK; this comes from the coding sequence ATGGATAGTAATTTAAAAAATTATTTAGAATATACAAAAAAGCCGTGGGGAAAACTTTTCTATAAAGTGGTTTTTCAACAGCTAAATAAAGTGAAAGGCTTTAAGGTCTTGGATTTTGGAAGTGGCTTTGGAATTACAGCAGAGCATTTGGCAAAAAATAATGAGGTTGTTGCAATAGAGCCAAATAGTGAAATGGTTAGAAAAACTTTTTGCAAAAGTAGATACAATCAAATTATTGGAGGATTACAAGAGTTAAGGAAATTTAAAGATGCTTCCTTTGACGTGGTGCTTTGCCATAATGTTTTTGAGTATGCTAAGGATAGAGAAGAAATATTTAGAGAGTTTTTAAGAGTTATAAAAAAAGATGGAATTATATCTATAATAAAGCATAATCATGCAGGAAGGATTATGCAAAAGGTGGTCTTCGAAAATAATATAGAAGAAGCAATTAAACTTTTAGATGGGGGAAATATTAATTCTATAAATTTGGGACAAGTAGCCTATTACAATTTAGAGGATATTAAAAAGTGGGGAGAAGGGTTTGATTTTAATGTAGAAAAAATACTTGGAATTAGAACCTTTTGGGGCTTGCAAAATAATGAAATAAAAGAGGAGCCTTCCTGGCAGGATAAGATGTTTCAAATTGAAATGAAGGTATCAGATATAAAAGAGTATGTTGATATATCATTTTTTAATCATGTAATTTTGAGAAAATAA
- a CDS encoding glycoside hydrolase family 53 protein gives MLKKLIRRVSIMLLGAGLLINAGFLSTSANADTFANGADIGWLNQLENNGVKWQDTNGQTGDALTILKNHGINSVRLRVFVNPPSDFQWVKNDGTRCLLGYGDTKGVVYMAQRAKQLGMKVIIDFHYSDHFADPSYQDKPAAWANDDFNQLQKDVYSHTNYVMTALKNAGVTPDWVQVGNETNTGMLWPDGNSYNFNKWAALINQGYNAIKAVSPNSKVIIHLSSGANNSLYRNVFDGLTKAGAKFDIVGMSYYPYWDNVDYTKNINNLAYNLNDMASRYNKQVMICEIGGLENDPTNTYNMIKAVISKVKAVPGGKGLGVFYWEPEANSSVLPDKYPLGACSKVSNNVLRFSTAIDAFR, from the coding sequence ATGTTAAAAAAGCTTATAAGGCGAGTTTCTATTATGCTTCTCGGTGCAGGTCTACTTATTAATGCAGGTTTTCTTTCTACCAGCGCAAATGCTGATACTTTCGCAAATGGTGCTGATATCGGTTGGTTAAATCAATTAGAAAATAACGGAGTAAAATGGCAGGATACCAATGGTCAGACAGGTGACGCTCTTACCATATTAAAAAATCATGGTATAAATTCTGTACGATTAAGAGTTTTTGTTAATCCACCTTCTGATTTTCAATGGGTGAAAAATGATGGTACACGATGCCTTTTAGGTTACGGTGATACAAAAGGTGTAGTTTATATGGCTCAGCGGGCAAAACAACTAGGAATGAAGGTTATTATTGATTTTCACTACAGCGATCACTTTGCTGATCCATCATATCAAGACAAGCCAGCAGCATGGGCTAATGATGATTTTAATCAATTACAAAAGGACGTTTATTCTCATACAAATTATGTTATGACAGCTCTTAAAAACGCTGGTGTAACCCCTGATTGGGTTCAAGTAGGTAATGAAACTAATACTGGTATGCTTTGGCCAGATGGAAATTCTTATAACTTCAATAAATGGGCAGCGTTAATCAATCAAGGTTATAATGCAATAAAAGCTGTAAGTCCAAACTCCAAGGTTATAATTCACTTATCTAGTGGTGCAAATAATAGTCTCTATAGAAATGTATTCGATGGTCTTACTAAGGCCGGTGCTAAATTTGACATTGTAGGTATGTCCTATTACCCTTACTGGGATAATGTTGATTATACAAAAAATATCAATAATTTAGCTTATAATCTAAATGACATGGCTTCTCGTTACAATAAACAAGTTATGATATGTGAAATTGGCGGTTTAGAAAATGACCCTACTAATACCTACAATATGATTAAAGCAGTTATATCAAAAGTAAAGGCTGTTCCAGGTGGTAAAGGCCTTGGTGTATTTTACTGGGAACCAGAAGCTAACTCAAGTGTTTTACCTGACAAATATCCATTAGGTGCTTGCAGTAAGGTTTCTAATAATGTTTTAAGATTTTCCACTGCTATAGATGCTTTTAGATAA
- the uvsE gene encoding UV DNA damage repair endonuclease UvsE: protein MSIGYACITLGVKNTKLSSCTLKNASEENLRKIIDINLDALTNIIDYNIKNDIRLFRISSDIIPFGSHKINTLNWREEFKDKLLSIGEKIKVSNMRVSMHPGQYTVLNSMNDQVVKNAVMDLEYHTSFLDALKVDSNNKIILHIGGVYGDKKKASETFIRNYSKLADNIKKRLIIENDDRSYTIEDVLNISKEASIPVVFDNLHNKLNPSFENLSENQWINLAKKTWKKEDGNQKIHYSQHKEGGTFGAHSDTIFFHEFLEFYNNLEDKNIDIMLEVKDKNLSAVKCINLTKNTLEIKNLEQEWARYKYFTLSRSQKLYNSIRELLKDKTSAPVREFYSLIEKAIVLKEDKGAEINAIEHVWGYVNKNCSDAEKRRYQKLFKEFYEGTGKISTLKKHILKCAIEQNKEYLIDSLYFYI, encoded by the coding sequence TTGTCCATTGGATATGCTTGCATTACTTTGGGTGTTAAGAATACTAAACTTTCATCCTGTACTCTTAAAAATGCCTCCGAAGAAAACTTACGAAAAATAATAGATATCAATTTGGATGCTCTTACTAATATAATTGATTACAATATAAAAAATGATATTAGGCTATTTCGCATAAGTTCCGATATAATTCCTTTTGGTTCTCACAAAATAAATACTCTTAATTGGAGAGAAGAATTTAAAGATAAGCTTTTAAGTATCGGAGAAAAAATAAAGGTTTCAAATATGAGAGTATCCATGCATCCTGGGCAGTATACTGTTTTAAATTCTATGAATGATCAGGTTGTTAAAAATGCTGTTATGGATTTAGAGTATCATACTTCCTTTCTTGATGCCCTTAAGGTTGACAGTAACAATAAAATTATTCTACATATAGGCGGAGTCTACGGTGACAAGAAAAAAGCTTCCGAAACCTTTATAAGAAACTATTCTAAATTAGCTGATAACATAAAAAAGAGATTAATTATTGAAAATGATGATAGAAGTTATACTATTGAAGACGTGCTTAATATATCTAAAGAAGCCTCTATTCCTGTAGTTTTCGATAATCTTCATAATAAGCTAAATCCATCATTTGAAAACCTTAGTGAAAATCAATGGATAAATTTAGCTAAAAAAACTTGGAAAAAGGAAGATGGAAATCAAAAGATTCATTATTCTCAGCATAAAGAAGGCGGAACTTTTGGTGCACATTCAGATACTATTTTTTTTCACGAATTTTTAGAGTTTTATAATAATCTGGAGGATAAAAACATAGACATAATGCTTGAAGTTAAAGATAAAAATCTTTCAGCTGTTAAGTGTATAAATTTGACTAAAAACACTCTTGAAATTAAAAATCTAGAACAGGAATGGGCAAGGTATAAATATTTCACTTTAAGCCGATCCCAAAAACTCTATAATAGTATAAGAGAACTTTTAAAGGATAAAACCTCAGCACCAGTAAGAGAATTTTACTCTTTAATTGAAAAAGCAATTGTACTTAAAGAAGATAAAGGTGCTGAAATAAATGCTATTGAGCATGTTTGGGGATATGTAAACAAAAACTGCTCTGACGCTGAGAAAAGACGTTATCAAAAGCTTTTCAAAGAATTTTATGAAGGCACAGGAAAAATCAGTACCTTAAAAAAACATATTTTAAAATGTGCCATTGAGCAAAACAAAGAGTATCTTATAGATTCACTTTATTTTTATATTTAA
- a CDS encoding GGDEF domain-containing protein, translated as MKRKFLVKIFSVFIINVISISILWYFIINEVNTSRSNIIKAFMKQQYLRVVEISDKVQASFKTSEEKKVLKKEVNSKNNYMFLYSSKGVIFERNDSITSSYNNKSLKQFFSMLEYKGGYDLSNMKRSILRGEAGYDEVVKDNSVGKEILAWYPFKVGNDTYIVGASTSETYLMNETCFDQHTTRIYIISLLFTACLLCISFAFAMHLYVSFNNLQVMKKTLRNKNIEIEKFIEKLAKEEGILKRASIHDSLTGVYNMEFFYKCLKKLNISAFLPIAFIVLEVRNASERNLCETAKSLYGNEIVSRIDYNKFVVVKVNTNREEAFKLMDDIRGKTSCALRFGISVKKEEDGETIMNLRSAFEKVNL; from the coding sequence ATGAAAAGAAAATTTTTAGTTAAGATATTCAGCGTATTTATTATAAATGTAATTTCAATTTCTATTCTGTGGTATTTCATTATAAATGAAGTGAACACAAGTAGAAGCAATATAATAAAGGCATTTATGAAACAGCAGTACTTAAGAGTAGTTGAAATATCAGATAAGGTTCAAGCTTCCTTTAAAACCTCAGAAGAAAAAAAAGTACTTAAAAAAGAAGTTAATTCTAAAAATAATTACATGTTTTTGTACAGCAGTAAAGGAGTTATTTTTGAAAGAAATGACAGCATAACGTCAAGTTATAATAATAAAAGTTTAAAACAATTCTTTTCTATGCTTGAGTATAAAGGAGGTTATGATTTATCTAATATGAAAAGAAGCATTTTAAGGGGAGAAGCAGGATATGATGAAGTAGTTAAGGATAATTCCGTAGGGAAAGAAATTTTAGCCTGGTACCCTTTTAAGGTTGGAAATGATACTTATATTGTTGGAGCTTCAACCTCAGAAACTTATCTTATGAATGAAACTTGTTTTGATCAGCATACAACAAGAATATATATAATTTCTTTATTATTTACTGCATGTTTACTATGTATTTCCTTTGCTTTTGCTATGCATTTATACGTGTCATTTAATAATCTTCAGGTTATGAAAAAAACTCTAAGGAATAAAAATATTGAAATAGAAAAATTTATAGAAAAGTTAGCAAAGGAAGAAGGCATTTTAAAAAGAGCAAGTATACATGATTCTTTAACAGGAGTATACAATATGGAATTTTTTTATAAATGTTTAAAGAAGCTAAATATATCAGCATTTTTACCTATAGCATTTATTGTACTTGAGGTTAGAAATGCTTCTGAAAGAAATCTATGTGAAACAGCAAAATCACTGTATGGTAATGAAATTGTTTCAAGAATTGATTACAACAAATTCGTAGTAGTAAAGGTGAACACAAATAGAGAAGAGGCTTTTAAACTTATGGATGATATTAGGGGGAAAACTAGTTGTGCTTTGAGATTTGGAATTTCAGTGAAGAAGGAGGAGGATGGAGAAACTATTATGAATTTAAGATCTGCCTTTGAAAAGGTAAATTTGTAA
- a CDS encoding class I SAM-dependent methyltransferase, with protein sequence MNDKAARFDKMVRERKDDELGLFEKYDEILCKIRKRIIDSKAKTVIDIGCGTGNLCGQLSKTIEVIGIDKSKEMLEGAKEKYKNMKFVQGSFLDKAFMQNKADIVVTTFAFHALKEDQKKAAIKNMLGYLKRDGKIIIADYMFKNDLEKEQCKKNLLFLERRDLWEAVNCKCYSNMEVLENYVRQLGLEVNSEYIVNFTWIVEIVKKS encoded by the coding sequence ATGAATGATAAAGCAGCAAGATTCGATAAAATGGTCAGAGAAAGAAAAGACGATGAATTAGGTTTATTTGAGAAGTATGATGAAATATTATGTAAAATAAGAAAAAGAATAATAGATAGTAAGGCAAAAACGGTAATTGATATAGGTTGTGGAACAGGGAATTTATGTGGACAATTAAGTAAAACTATTGAAGTAATAGGTATTGATAAAAGTAAAGAAATGCTAGAAGGCGCAAAAGAAAAATATAAAAATATGAAATTTGTACAGGGAAGCTTTTTAGACAAGGCATTTATGCAAAATAAAGCAGACATTGTTGTAACTACCTTTGCTTTTCATGCATTAAAAGAAGACCAAAAGAAAGCAGCAATTAAGAATATGCTTGGATATTTAAAAAGAGATGGAAAAATTATTATTGCAGATTACATGTTCAAAAATGATTTAGAAAAAGAACAATGTAAAAAAAACTTGTTATTCTTAGAAAGGAGAGATTTGTGGGAAGCAGTAAATTGTAAGTGTTACAGTAACATGGAGGTTTTGGAGAATTATGTTAGGCAACTGGGACTTGAAGTTAACAGTGAATACATAGTGAATTTTACGTGGATAGTTGAAATTGTGAAAAAGTCATAG
- a CDS encoding 6-carboxytetrahydropterin synthase → MHYDEYKFKFYLNASHSIYINGVLGEEHPHTWEIIIYTIKLEEDFIIFNDVEKYVEDYIKKYQDLYINEVEPFTTLNPTLENICKFFKEKLRVLLLDAGWILLSIEISETPTRSYIIDLSREFENNYEISINKSKIMENSLIQKLDKLKKYGIKSE, encoded by the coding sequence TTGCATTATGATGAATATAAATTTAAGTTTTACCTCAATGCCTCTCATTCAATATATATAAACGGGGTGCTAGGGGAAGAACATCCACATACCTGGGAAATTATTATATATACTATAAAGCTTGAGGAGGATTTTATTATCTTCAATGACGTGGAAAAGTATGTTGAAGACTATATTAAAAAATATCAAGATTTATATATAAACGAAGTTGAACCTTTTACAACACTAAATCCAACCTTAGAAAACATATGCAAATTTTTTAAGGAAAAGTTGAGAGTACTTCTTTTAGATGCAGGATGGATTTTATTGTCTATAGAGATAAGCGAAACACCTACAAGATCATATATTATTGATTTATCCAGAGAATTTGAAAATAACTATGAGATAAGTATTAATAAAAGTAAAATAATGGAAAACAGCCTGATACAAAAATTAGACAAATTAAAAAAATATGGAATAAAGTCTGAATAA